The following are encoded in a window of Cydia splendana chromosome 6, ilCydSple1.2, whole genome shotgun sequence genomic DNA:
- the LOC134791502 gene encoding apyrase-like codes for MYNYDLEERKMNSSLRDWRKALRTPATYRVGNAVTLQPRLIFLVGMIAAFLLILFYCNWTSSQPHIVQKWSSITRPYNATYPLTKPLVSGDVVTFRIGIVADMDTNSKSSTHPYTFHSYFKKGSLHYDAVKKHVTVAWDSQPATLLSSTYSHKGRGMELSELIVYDGRLLTFDDRSGMVFEIVNNKMIPWVILMDGNGHVEKGFKTEWATVRDEILYVGSMGKEWTTAAGDFQSYDPMWVKVINIHGEVQHLSWINQYKAIRSAIKIQWPGYMIHESGAWSPTAREWKFLPRRCSRSSYNETRDEVMGCNYLITADAAFDKVEAVEITKHQPKLGFSSFKFIPGSNDEAIVALKTTEFEGKTATYISAFRTDGTVLLHDTLVENLKYEGLEFI; via the exons ATGTATAACTACGACTTGGAAGAACGAAAAATGAATAGTTCACTCCGGGACTGGCGCAAAGCACTACGTACTCCCGCCACTTACAGGGTCGGTAACGCTGTGACATTGCAGCCCCGCTTGATATTTTTAGTCGGAATGATTGCCGCatttcttttaatattattttattgtaactgGACGAGCAGCCAGCCGCATATCGTACAGAAATGGAGTAGTATCACAAGGCCGTACAATGCTACCTATCCATTAACAAAACCTTTGGTATCAGGGGATGTGGTGACGTTTAGAATTGGTATAGTGGCTGACATGGATACTAATTCGAAGAGTAGTACACATCCTTATACATTCCATAGTTATTTCAAGAAAGGATCGCTGCATTATGATGCGGTTAAGAAACATGTGACAGTTGCGTGGGATAGTCAGCCAGCGACACTTCTATCCTCTACTTACTCTCACAAGGGTAGAGGAATGGAGCTGTCGGAGCTGATTGTCTATGATGGGAGACTTCTGACATTTGATGACAGATCAGGAATG gtattcgaaatAGTGAACAACAAGATGATACCATGGGTCATACTGATGGATGGCAACGGTCACGTGGAGAAGGGCTTCAAAACGGAGTGGGCAACGGTGAGAGATGAGATACTTTACGTTGGCTCCATGGGGAAGGAATGGACTACCGCTGCCGGTGATTTCCAGAGCTATGACCCTATGTGGGTGAAAGTCATTAACATACATGGAGAG GTCCAGCACTTATCCTGGATAAACCAATACAAAGCCATCCGCAGCGCGATCAAAATTCAATGGCCGGGTTACATGATCCACGAGAGCGGGGCATGGTCGCCCACGGCCCGCGAATGGAAGTTCCTGCCGCGGCGGTGTAGCCGGAGTTCCTATAACGAGACCAGGGATGAGGTCATGGGCTGCAACTATCTTATTACTGCGGATGCTGCGTTCGACAAGGTTGAGGCTGTGGAG ATAACAAAACACCAGCCGAAACTCGGTTTCTCCTCATTCAAGTTCATCCCCGGCTCCAACGACGAGGCCATAGTGGCCCTGAAGACCACAGAATTCGAGGGTAAGACCGCCACATACATATCAGCCTTTAGGACGGACGGAACAGTGCTACTGCATGACACGCTAGTGGAGAACTTGAAGTATGAAGGCCTGGAGTTTATATGA